The proteins below are encoded in one region of Bacteroides uniformis:
- a CDS encoding IS1595-like element ISBun1 family transposase, translated as MIDVNSFNSLFELLEAFPTEQSCIEYLKKVRWGEKVKSPFSPGSKVYVCGNNTYLCKDTGRRFNVKTGTIFENTKMSLRKWFMAVWMVLSNKKGISSLQLARDIKVTQKTAWYVLQRIRICLVCENQGKLHNEVEADETFVGGKNKNRHNDKKVKACQGRSFKDKTPVLGMVERKGKVIGIVIKNTSKEELTPKILEFVDRNAILYTDEWYGYNEIDKMYYHYSIDHSKKQYGYGRINTNTIEGFWTLLKRGYVGIYHYMSSKHLQRYVNEFVFRYNTRKISENSRFNLLLCNMNYHITYKKLTA; from the coding sequence ATGATAGACGTCAATTCGTTTAATTCATTGTTTGAACTGTTAGAAGCATTTCCTACTGAACAGTCTTGTATCGAATATTTAAAGAAAGTACGATGGGGTGAAAAGGTGAAATCTCCTTTTAGCCCTGGCTCTAAAGTGTATGTATGTGGAAATAATACATATTTATGTAAGGACACCGGGAGAAGGTTTAATGTAAAAACGGGAACCATTTTTGAGAATACTAAAATGTCGTTGCGAAAGTGGTTTATGGCCGTATGGATGGTTCTTTCAAACAAGAAAGGAATATCATCTTTACAATTAGCAAGGGATATAAAAGTGACCCAGAAAACAGCCTGGTATGTGTTACAACGGATAAGAATATGTTTGGTATGTGAAAATCAAGGAAAATTGCATAATGAAGTAGAAGCCGACGAAACCTTTGTCGGAGGCAAAAATAAGAATCGGCATAATGACAAGAAAGTTAAGGCTTGCCAGGGACGTTCATTCAAGGATAAGACCCCGGTTCTTGGAATGGTAGAAAGAAAAGGAAAGGTTATCGGGATAGTTATCAAGAATACGTCCAAAGAGGAACTCACTCCTAAAATATTGGAGTTTGTTGATAGAAACGCTATATTGTACACTGACGAATGGTACGGATATAATGAGATAGACAAAATGTATTATCACTATTCCATAGACCACAGCAAGAAACAATATGGGTACGGAAGAATCAACACTAATACCATTGAGGGTTTTTGGACTTTATTAAAAAGAGGATATGTAGGAATATACCACTATATGAGTTCTAAGCATCTTCAAAGATATGTTAATGAATTTGTGTTCCGCTATAATACACGAAAAATCAGCGAGAATTCAAGATTTAATTTGTTACTTTGCAATATGAATTATCATATTACATATAAGAAATTGACAGCATGA
- a CDS encoding 3-keto-disaccharide hydrolase, with amino-acid sequence MKKIYYSLACCLIGGMLASCGGGAKKSNATEEAAAPTTTAVSYSKSLKAPETDSLNLPIDADGYITIFDGKSLDGWRGYGKDKVPSRWIIEDGCLKFCGTGTGEGQTGEGGDLIFAHKFKNFELELEWKISKGGNSGIFYLAQEVTSKDKDGNEVLEPIYISAPEFQVLDNANHPDAKLGKDNNRQAASLYDMIPAVPQNAKPFGEWNKAKIMVYKGTVVHGQNDENVLEYHLWTKQWTEMLQASKFSEEKWPLAFELLNNCGGENHEGFIGVQDHGDDVWYRNIRVKVLD; translated from the coding sequence ATGAAGAAAATATATTATTCTTTGGCTTGTTGCCTTATCGGAGGTATGCTCGCCTCTTGCGGTGGCGGTGCAAAGAAATCGAACGCTACGGAGGAAGCTGCAGCTCCTACTACTACTGCGGTGTCTTATTCCAAGTCTCTGAAAGCGCCTGAAACGGACAGCTTGAACCTGCCGATTGATGCGGACGGTTATATCACTATCTTTGATGGAAAGAGCCTGGACGGATGGCGTGGATACGGTAAGGACAAAGTGCCTTCCAGATGGATTATTGAGGATGGTTGCCTCAAATTCTGTGGAACCGGTACCGGCGAAGGACAGACCGGTGAGGGCGGTGACTTGATTTTCGCCCATAAGTTCAAGAACTTTGAGCTGGAACTGGAATGGAAGATTTCCAAAGGTGGTAACTCCGGTATCTTCTATCTGGCTCAGGAAGTTACTTCAAAGGACAAGGACGGCAACGAAGTGTTGGAACCCATCTATATCTCTGCTCCCGAGTTCCAGGTGCTGGATAACGCCAATCATCCGGATGCCAAACTGGGTAAGGACAACAACCGTCAGGCTGCTTCCTTGTACGACATGATACCGGCTGTTCCGCAGAACGCCAAACCTTTCGGCGAATGGAACAAGGCAAAGATTATGGTATACAAAGGTACTGTAGTTCACGGACAGAACGATGAAAACGTACTGGAATATCACTTGTGGACTAAGCAATGGACTGAAATGTTGCAGGCAAGCAAGTTCAGCGAAGAGAAGTGGCCCTTGGCTTTCGAACTGTTGAATAACTGTGGCGGCGAAAACCACGAAGGCTTTATCGGTGTGCAGGATCATGGCGACGATGTTTGGTACCGCAACATCCGTGTAAAGGTTCTCGACTAA
- a CDS encoding Gfo/Idh/MocA family protein: MKIKVGLIGFGRMGQMYWEEMQKSGRWDIAYICDTDPASRELARNLSPSSRIISDEQEIFDDQSVEAVGLFALANSRKEQIEKAVRSNKHILTEKPIADTIDKEWEIVDLIEKYDRIAAVNLYLRNSWYHQAMKQFIDEGEIGELAILRICHMTPGLAPGEGHEYEGPAYHDCGMHYIDIARWYADSEYKTWHAQGMRMWDYKDPWWVQCHGTFENGIAFDVTQGFVYGQLSRNQTHNAYTDIIGTKGIVRMTHDFRTAVVELHGVNRTLRLEKPFGGKNLDKLCNIMADSIESGKRDPRLPQMRDSAIASQYGWTFLEDAHRHDLPGIGDLQTLEEIRERRRHMKEGYGLLRPKKTVV, translated from the coding sequence ATGAAAATAAAAGTTGGTTTGATAGGGTTCGGCAGAATGGGGCAAATGTATTGGGAGGAAATGCAGAAAAGCGGTCGATGGGACATCGCATATATCTGCGATACCGATCCGGCCTCCCGAGAATTGGCAAGAAACCTTTCCCCTTCATCCAGAATCATATCCGATGAACAAGAAATCTTTGATGACCAGAGTGTAGAAGCTGTTGGTCTTTTTGCATTGGCAAATTCCAGAAAAGAACAAATAGAGAAAGCTGTCCGGAGCAATAAGCATATCCTGACGGAGAAACCCATTGCCGATACCATTGATAAGGAATGGGAAATTGTGGACCTGATTGAAAAGTATGATCGCATTGCCGCTGTCAACCTTTATCTGCGGAACTCCTGGTATCACCAGGCTATGAAGCAGTTTATCGATGAAGGCGAGATTGGCGAACTGGCTATCTTGCGCATCTGCCACATGACTCCGGGATTGGCGCCGGGCGAGGGACACGAATATGAGGGTCCCGCCTACCACGACTGCGGCATGCACTACATAGACATTGCCCGCTGGTATGCCGACAGTGAATACAAGACCTGGCATGCCCAAGGCATGCGGATGTGGGACTACAAGGACCCTTGGTGGGTACAGTGCCACGGTACGTTCGAGAACGGCATCGCCTTCGATGTCACACAAGGCTTCGTCTACGGACAACTCTCCAGAAACCAGACTCATAATGCATATACGGACATTATCGGTACAAAAGGTATCGTGCGCATGACGCATGATTTCCGGACTGCCGTAGTGGAACTTCACGGCGTGAACCGTACGCTTCGCCTGGAGAAACCGTTTGGCGGAAAGAACCTGGACAAGCTCTGCAACATTATGGCAGACTCCATCGAGAGCGGGAAACGCGATCCGAGATTGCCGCAGATGCGAGACTCGGCCATTGCTTCCCAATACGGATGGACCTTCCTGGAGGATGCGCACCGCCACGACCTGCCCGGCATAGGCGACTTGCAGACGCTGGAGGAAATCAGGGAGCGCCGGAGGCATATGAAAGAAGGTTACGGACTGCTCCGTCCGAAGAAGACGGTAGTCTGA
- a CDS encoding nitroreductase family protein, with amino-acid sequence MKRTFAEAMAHRRSYYSIGSDSSVLDEEIVHIIREAVKNVPSAFNSQSTRIVLLLGDEHKKLWNIVKETLKARISAEAFAKTEAKIDGCFASGHGTVLYFEDTSVVKKLQEAFPSYKDNFPTWSQHTSAMHQFAIWTMLEDMGLGASLQHYNPLIDDEVRRTWNLPGDWMLIAQMPFGTPTGEPGEKEFEDLSKRIKIFL; translated from the coding sequence ATGAAGAGAACATTTGCAGAAGCCATGGCGCATCGCCGTAGTTATTACTCTATCGGCAGCGATTCGTCGGTGCTGGATGAAGAAATAGTACACATTATTCGTGAAGCCGTAAAGAATGTGCCGTCAGCTTTCAATTCACAGTCTACAAGAATTGTATTGCTGCTGGGCGACGAACATAAGAAATTGTGGAACATTGTGAAGGAAACCCTGAAAGCACGCATCTCTGCCGAGGCTTTTGCCAAGACGGAAGCCAAGATTGACGGCTGCTTTGCCAGCGGACACGGTACTGTGCTCTACTTTGAGGACACTTCTGTAGTCAAAAAGCTGCAGGAAGCATTCCCTTCCTATAAGGATAATTTCCCTACTTGGTCGCAGCATACCTCCGCCATGCACCAGTTTGCCATCTGGACTATGCTGGAAGATATGGGGTTGGGAGCCTCCCTGCAACACTATAACCCCTTGATTGACGACGAGGTACGCCGCACTTGGAACCTGCCCGGCGACTGGATGCTGATTGCACAGATGCCCTTCGGTACACCCACCGGCGAACCGGGAGAAAAGGAATTTGAAGATTTAAGCAAACGTATCAAAATTTTTCTCTGA
- a CDS encoding shikimate kinase, with the protein MIRIFLTGYMGAGKTTLGKAFAREMNVPFIDLDWYIEERFHKSIRELFTERGEASFRELERNMLHEVGEFEDVVVSTGGGTPCFFDNMEYMNGCGQTVFLDVHPDILFRRLRVAKQQRPILQGKTDEDLRTFIVEALDKREPFYSQARYRFDAGYLESRSQISESVQRLRQLLGL; encoded by the coding sequence ATGATACGTATTTTCTTGACCGGCTACATGGGAGCCGGTAAAACTACTTTAGGAAAGGCTTTTGCCCGCGAAATGAATGTGCCGTTCATTGATTTGGACTGGTACATCGAAGAACGTTTTCACAAATCAATCCGTGAATTGTTCACCGAGCGGGGAGAAGCCTCTTTTCGTGAATTGGAGCGAAACATGCTGCATGAAGTAGGGGAATTTGAGGATGTCGTGGTCTCTACCGGTGGCGGTACTCCTTGTTTTTTTGACAATATGGAGTATATGAACGGTTGCGGGCAGACGGTGTTTCTGGATGTACACCCCGATATTCTGTTCCGCCGGCTCCGGGTGGCGAAGCAGCAACGCCCCATCCTGCAAGGCAAGACGGACGAAGATTTGCGCACCTTCATTGTGGAGGCGCTGGATAAGCGTGAGCCTTTCTACTCGCAGGCCCGTTATCGCTTTGATGCCGGTTATCTGGAAAGCCGCAGCCAGATTAGCGAATCCGTGCAACGGTTACGCCAACTTTTAGGACTTTAA
- a CDS encoding ribonuclease H1 domain-containing protein, which produces MKKEKYYVVWAGVSPGIYTSWTDCQLQTKGYEGAKYKSFESREEAEKAFASSPYAYIKRSAPSPAKTIPGADAPLPAAVAENSLAVDAACSGNPGAMEYRGVHVASRQEIFHFGPMYGTNNIGEFLAIVHGLALLKQKGFDMPIYSDSVNAINWIKQKKCKTKLPRDAKTEELFHLIERAEKWLRENTYTTRILKWETKQWGEIPADFGRK; this is translated from the coding sequence ATGAAGAAAGAAAAATATTACGTCGTATGGGCGGGAGTCAGCCCGGGTATCTACACTTCCTGGACAGACTGCCAACTACAGACCAAAGGCTACGAAGGAGCAAAATACAAGTCGTTCGAATCACGCGAGGAAGCGGAAAAAGCCTTTGCCTCTTCGCCGTACGCGTACATCAAGCGGTCGGCCCCTTCTCCTGCCAAGACTATTCCCGGCGCCGACGCTCCCCTTCCTGCCGCCGTCGCAGAAAACAGCCTTGCCGTAGACGCCGCCTGCAGCGGAAATCCCGGTGCCATGGAGTACCGGGGAGTACACGTCGCCAGCCGTCAGGAAATCTTTCACTTCGGGCCGATGTATGGAACCAACAATATCGGCGAATTCCTCGCCATTGTCCACGGACTTGCCTTGTTGAAACAGAAAGGTTTCGACATGCCCATCTACAGTGACAGCGTGAACGCCATCAACTGGATAAAACAGAAAAAATGCAAGACCAAACTGCCGCGCGACGCCAAGACCGAAGAGCTTTTCCACCTAATAGAACGTGCGGAGAAGTGGTTGCGCGAAAACACCTACACCACCCGCATCCTAAAATGGGAGACAAAGCAATGGGGGGAAATTCCGGCCGACTTCGGAAGGAAGTAA
- a CDS encoding Gfo/Idh/MocA family protein, translating into MSKFTRREFLKTGGLALAGLTIAPSSILGKSHGHVPPSDRLNIAAVGIGGMGHTNINHVKATENIVALCDVDWRYAKGVFDELPNAKKYWDYRKMYDEMGKDIDAVIIATADHTHAIITADAMTMGKHVYCQKPLTHSVYESRLLTRLAASTGVVTQMGNQGSSDEGTDLVCEWIWNGEIGDVTKVECATDRPIWPQGLNVPEKEDRIPKTLNWDLFTGPAKMNPYNEIYHPWNWRGWWDYGTGALGDMACHILHQPFRALKLLYPTKVEGSSTLLLNACAPQAQHVKLTFPARENMPKVAMPEVEVHWYDGGMMPDRPKGFPEGKQLMQSGGGLTIFHGTKDTLICGCYGQNPWLLSGRVPNAPKVCRRVPKAMNGGHEMDWVRACKESPSSRVMPKSDFSEAGPMNEMVAMGVLAIRLQGLNKTLEWDGANMRFTNIGDDETLRTVIKDGFKIHNGHPSFDKTWTDPVNAKAFAEELIKHNYREGWKLPDMPR; encoded by the coding sequence ATGTCGAAATTTACAAGAAGAGAATTTCTTAAGACCGGAGGTTTAGCTTTGGCGGGTCTTACCATTGCTCCAAGCAGCATTTTGGGTAAGAGCCACGGACACGTGCCTCCCAGTGACCGTTTGAACATTGCTGCCGTAGGTATCGGCGGTATGGGACACACCAACATCAACCATGTGAAGGCTACGGAAAATATCGTGGCGCTTTGTGACGTAGACTGGCGCTACGCGAAAGGTGTGTTCGATGAGCTTCCCAATGCGAAGAAGTATTGGGACTATCGTAAGATGTACGATGAGATGGGTAAGGACATCGATGCCGTTATCATCGCTACTGCCGACCATACACATGCCATCATTACTGCTGATGCCATGACGATGGGCAAACATGTATATTGCCAGAAACCGTTGACGCACTCCGTATATGAGTCCCGTCTGCTTACCCGCCTGGCCGCTTCTACGGGAGTAGTTACCCAGATGGGTAACCAGGGTTCTTCGGACGAGGGTACCGACTTGGTATGCGAGTGGATATGGAACGGCGAAATCGGTGACGTGACGAAGGTGGAATGTGCTACCGACCGTCCCATCTGGCCGCAAGGATTGAATGTTCCCGAAAAGGAAGACCGCATTCCCAAAACCCTGAACTGGGATTTGTTTACCGGTCCTGCCAAGATGAATCCATATAACGAAATCTATCATCCCTGGAACTGGCGCGGATGGTGGGATTATGGTACGGGTGCTTTGGGCGATATGGCTTGCCACATCCTGCACCAGCCGTTCAGAGCTTTGAAGCTGCTGTATCCTACTAAAGTAGAAGGTTCGTCTACATTATTGCTCAATGCCTGCGCTCCGCAAGCACAGCACGTGAAGCTGACTTTCCCCGCACGCGAGAATATGCCGAAGGTGGCTATGCCCGAAGTGGAAGTTCACTGGTATGATGGTGGCATGATGCCCGACCGTCCGAAAGGCTTCCCCGAAGGAAAGCAACTGATGCAGAGCGGTGGCGGTCTGACTATCTTCCACGGAACGAAGGATACGCTGATTTGTGGTTGCTACGGACAGAACCCGTGGTTGCTCTCCGGCCGCGTGCCCAATGCGCCGAAGGTTTGCCGCCGTGTGCCGAAGGCAATGAATGGCGGTCATGAGATGGACTGGGTACGTGCTTGTAAGGAAAGTCCTTCCAGCCGCGTGATGCCTAAGTCTGACTTCTCCGAAGCCGGACCAATGAACGAAATGGTGGCAATGGGTGTATTGGCCATCCGTCTGCAGGGCCTGAACAAGACACTGGAATGGGACGGAGCCAACATGCGCTTCACCAATATCGGCGACGACGAGACATTGCGTACAGTCATCAAGGACGGCTTCAAGATACACAACGGCCATCCGAGCTTCGACAAGACATGGACAGATCCGGTAAATGCCAAGGCTTTTGCAGAAGAGCTCATCAAGCATAACTACCGTGAAGGCTGGAAGTTGCCCGATATGCCCAGATAA
- a CDS encoding tetratricopeptide repeat protein, translated as MRKAIIATLSVLIVLLFIACNTRVNYNKYLIAIDSLIVQQPDTALSMLEAFPTNSLQTQADSAYYGLLMTEARDKNYIIQTNDSLIQSALTYYNGTNDIEKRARAHYYSGCVYRDSQRRTESMTQYLIAKPLAEKAGERRLLSLIYLNIGYLYYSQNLNTQADSSYQLAQQIGIQLKDSVLQAEVLSRRGLIRMEKGEEFYPEAEKMMLKALAIVQKQSNIQLKENVFSSLCQLYNWMENGEKAIEFAKQNLGVQKDRTTCYKAFELLGSAYYLILQYDSARHYLQKSLFTTDYATKAGAYMYLADIAKEQGDLATSLEMERNYSAYLDSMQKSRQPDAIVCAEQGMPSNKQNIISKHTHYSIISISIITLTLIVAVIILSYKKRKQKPNNRTEKEMLYKAGLVLFEQSEVYNKMTLIIRSHKEKAESEIMHQGDWLQLIAETNKCWNNIARELQSKYHLTEDEIYLCCLYLTNLPISHFCHILSCERDTIYKKADRILENKMGFAHKEISLKEALKKNLQSSSQS; from the coding sequence ATGAGAAAAGCTATTATCGCAACCCTATCTGTCCTAATCGTACTTCTGTTCATTGCTTGCAATACCCGAGTGAACTATAATAAGTACCTAATTGCAATTGACTCGCTCATCGTTCAGCAACCGGACACTGCCCTATCTATGCTCGAAGCATTCCCGACAAACAGCCTGCAGACCCAAGCTGACAGTGCTTATTATGGCCTATTAATGACAGAAGCAAGAGATAAGAACTACATTATCCAAACCAATGATTCCCTGATACAATCGGCCCTGACCTACTACAACGGCACAAACGACATAGAAAAGCGGGCAAGGGCCCATTACTATTCCGGCTGCGTCTACCGGGATTCACAGAGAAGAACAGAATCTATGACTCAATACCTCATAGCAAAGCCCTTGGCTGAAAAAGCAGGAGAAAGACGTCTATTAAGTCTTATCTACCTGAATATAGGTTATCTATACTATTCACAAAACCTAAATACACAAGCCGATTCCAGCTATCAATTGGCACAACAAATAGGTATTCAGCTAAAGGACTCTGTTCTTCAAGCAGAAGTTCTGTCACGACGAGGACTCATCCGAATGGAAAAAGGAGAGGAATTCTATCCCGAAGCCGAAAAAATGATGTTGAAGGCACTCGCTATCGTCCAAAAACAGTCCAACATACAATTAAAAGAAAATGTGTTCTCCTCACTATGCCAACTATACAACTGGATGGAAAACGGAGAGAAAGCTATAGAATTCGCCAAACAGAATCTTGGCGTACAGAAAGACCGCACAACATGCTACAAAGCTTTCGAACTACTTGGAAGCGCATATTACCTAATATTGCAATATGATTCTGCCCGCCACTACCTACAAAAATCCCTTTTCACAACAGACTATGCCACCAAAGCCGGGGCTTACATGTATCTAGCAGACATAGCCAAAGAGCAAGGAGACTTAGCTACTTCCTTAGAGATGGAACGCAACTACTCTGCCTATTTGGACAGCATGCAGAAGTCCAGACAGCCCGATGCCATTGTCTGCGCAGAACAAGGGATGCCAAGCAACAAGCAAAACATAATCAGCAAACACACCCATTACTCTATCATAAGTATATCAATAATCACATTAACCCTCATTGTAGCTGTAATCATCCTATCCTATAAGAAAAGAAAGCAAAAGCCCAATAACCGAACCGAAAAAGAAATGCTGTATAAGGCAGGACTTGTTCTGTTCGAACAATCTGAGGTATACAACAAGATGACTCTAATCATCCGCTCTCATAAAGAAAAGGCAGAATCAGAAATAATGCATCAAGGTGACTGGCTACAACTAATTGCAGAAACCAACAAATGTTGGAATAATATTGCCCGGGAACTACAATCAAAATATCACCTGACAGAAGACGAAATCTACTTATGTTGTCTGTACCTGACAAACCTCCCGATAAGCCACTTTTGCCATATATTGAGCTGCGAACGGGATACTATTTACAAAAAGGCAGACCGCATATTAGAAAACAAAATGGGCTTTGCACACAAAGAGATATCTCTTAAGGAAGCTTTAAAAAAGAATCTCCAATCATCTAGCCAATCATAA
- a CDS encoding sugar phosphate isomerase/epimerase family protein: MRIKHMMILSALCLSMMATSCSSHSTETAPETTKKEVAIQLYSVRDLVKDGSNLDQILKDLADMGYTSVEAANYNDGKFYGKTPQEFKQMVEKSGMTVLSSHTTHGLSDEELASGDFTEALKWWDQCIAAHKEAGMEYIVTPYLSVPKTLKDLQTYCDYYNEVGKRCQAAGLKYGYHNHAHEFQKVEDKELMLDYMLQHTNPEYVFFQMDVYWVVRGQNSPVDYFNKYPGRFTMLHIKDHREIGQSGMVGYDAIFKNTDTAGVRHIVAEIEKYSCPVEESVKQSLDYLLDAPFVKASYSK, encoded by the coding sequence ATGAGAATCAAACATATGATGATTTTGTCAGCACTGTGCTTATCCATGATGGCCACAAGCTGCAGCAGCCACAGCACGGAAACGGCGCCGGAAACGACGAAAAAGGAAGTAGCCATCCAGCTCTATTCTGTAAGAGACTTGGTGAAGGACGGCAGTAACCTCGACCAGATTCTGAAGGATTTGGCTGATATGGGCTATACCAGTGTGGAGGCCGCCAACTACAATGACGGTAAGTTCTACGGCAAGACTCCCCAGGAGTTCAAACAGATGGTGGAAAAGAGCGGTATGACCGTGCTTTCTTCGCACACTACCCACGGGTTGTCGGACGAGGAACTGGCTTCGGGCGACTTTACGGAAGCCTTGAAATGGTGGGATCAGTGCATTGCTGCCCATAAGGAGGCCGGTATGGAGTATATCGTGACTCCGTATCTCTCCGTTCCCAAGACATTGAAAGACTTGCAGACCTACTGCGACTATTACAATGAAGTGGGCAAGCGCTGCCAGGCTGCCGGTTTGAAATACGGTTACCACAATCATGCCCATGAATTCCAGAAAGTGGAAGACAAGGAGCTGATGCTGGACTACATGCTGCAACACACCAATCCCGAATATGTATTCTTCCAGATGGACGTTTACTGGGTAGTGCGCGGCCAGAACAGCCCGGTGGATTACTTCAACAAGTATCCCGGACGCTTCACCATGCTCCATATCAAGGATCACCGCGAGATTGGGCAGAGTGGTATGGTAGGTTATGATGCTATCTTCAAGAATACGGATACTGCTGGCGTGCGCCACATCGTAGCTGAGATTGAGAAATACAGCTGCCCCGTAGAAGAGAGTGTGAAGCAGAGTCTTGACTACTTGCTTGATGCTCCTTTCGTGAAGGCATCGTATAGCAAATAA
- a CDS encoding ABC transporter ATP-binding protein, translating to MKEFLQLMRRFVSPYKRYIGWAIVLNVLSAIFNVFSFTLLIPILNILFKTGENTQVYHFMEWGSGSLKEVAVNNFYYYVTQMIETHGPQMTLLFMGLFLAFMTMLKTSCYFGSSAIMIPLRTGVVRDIRVMVYSKVMHLPLGFFSEERKGDIIARMSGDVGEIENSITSSLDMLLKNPILILLYFSTLIVTSWQLTLFTVLVLPGMGWLMGKVGKKLKRKSLEAQGKWSDTMSQLEETLGGLRIIKAFIAEDKMVDRFKQCSDELRDATNKVAIRQSLAHPMSEFLGTLLIVLVLWFGGLLILGDGTSMEASTFIFYMVILYSIINPLKDFAKAGYNIPKGLASMERVDKILKAENPIKEPVNPLPLHGMNDRIEFKDLSFSYDGKREVLKHVNLMVPKGQTIALVGQSGSGKSTLVDLLPRYHDVQLGEITIDGVNIKNFRIHDLRALIGNVNQEAILFNDTFFNNIAFGVENATMEQVVEAAKIANAHDFIMETELGYQTNIGDRGGKLSGGQRQRISIARAILKNPPILILDEATSALDTESERLVQEALERLMKTRTTIAIAHRLSTIKNADEICVLYEGEIVERGKHEELLEKNGYYKRLNDMQSLS from the coding sequence ATGAAGGAATTCCTACAACTGATGCGGCGCTTTGTGTCGCCTTACAAGAGATATATCGGTTGGGCAATCGTGCTCAATGTGCTGTCCGCTATATTCAATGTCTTTTCATTCACACTGCTCATTCCTATTCTCAATATCCTTTTCAAGACGGGGGAGAACACCCAAGTGTATCACTTCATGGAGTGGGGAAGCGGTAGCTTGAAGGAAGTGGCGGTGAACAATTTCTATTATTACGTCACTCAGATGATTGAGACACACGGGCCACAGATGACATTGCTGTTCATGGGGCTCTTCCTTGCTTTCATGACCATGCTGAAGACCTCCTGCTATTTCGGCTCTTCTGCCATTATGATTCCCCTTCGTACGGGAGTGGTACGCGATATCCGCGTGATGGTCTATTCCAAAGTGATGCACTTGCCGCTCGGCTTTTTCTCTGAAGAAAGGAAAGGGGACATCATTGCACGTATGAGCGGTGACGTAGGCGAAATTGAGAACTCCATTACCAGTTCACTGGATATGCTGCTCAAGAATCCGATCTTGATTCTGCTTTATTTTTCCACTCTGATTGTAACCAGCTGGCAGCTGACTCTGTTTACTGTCCTGGTATTGCCGGGTATGGGCTGGCTGATGGGAAAAGTTGGCAAGAAACTGAAGCGTAAGTCGTTGGAAGCCCAAGGGAAATGGAGTGATACCATGTCGCAATTGGAAGAGACGCTTGGTGGACTGCGTATAATCAAGGCTTTTATAGCAGAAGACAAGATGGTGGACCGTTTTAAGCAATGCAGCGACGAGCTGCGTGATGCAACCAACAAGGTAGCCATCCGTCAGTCGTTGGCACATCCGATGAGTGAATTCCTCGGTACGCTGCTCATTGTATTGGTACTGTGGTTCGGTGGTCTGCTTATTCTGGGCGACGGCACTTCCATGGAAGCATCAACGTTCATCTTCTATATGGTGATTCTGTACAGTATCATCAATCCGTTGAAAGACTTTGCAAAGGCAGGATACAACATTCCAAAGGGTCTGGCATCCATGGAACGTGTGGACAAAATACTGAAAGCCGAGAACCCCATTAAGGAACCGGTAAACCCGTTGCCGCTGCACGGGATGAATGACCGGATTGAATTTAAGGACCTCTCCTTCAGTTACGACGGCAAGCGCGAAGTGTTGAAGCACGTCAATCTGATGGTGCCCAAAGGACAAACCATTGCACTTGTCGGCCAGTCCGGCTCCGGCAAATCTACATTGGTGGATTTGCTGCCGCGCTATCACGATGTGCAGTTAGGTGAGATTACAATTGACGGTGTGAATATTAAGAATTTTCGCATCCACGACCTGCGTGCGTTGATAGGAAACGTGAACCAAGAGGCCATTCTGTTCAATGACACCTTCTTCAACAACATTGCCTTCGGTGTGGAAAATGCAACTATGGAGCAGGTGGTCGAAGCGGCAAAGATTGCCAATGCCCACGACTTCATCATGGAGACCGAACTCGGTTATCAGACCAACATTGGCGACCGTGGCGGCAAGCTTTCCGGCGGACAGCGCCAGCGTATCAGTATTGCCCGTGCCATCTTGAAGAATCCGCCTATCCTGATACTCGATGAGGCCACTTCAGCACTCGATACCGAAAGCGAACGACTGGTGCAGGAGGCTCTGGAACGGCTAATGAAGACCCGTACCACGATTGCCATCGCCCACCGCCTTTCCACCATCAAGAATGCGGATGAGATTTGTGTACTCTATGAAGGTGAAATCGTGGAACGTGGTAAGCACGAGGAACTTCTCGAGAAGAACGGCTATTATAAGAGACTGAATGATATGCAGTCTCTCTCATAG